In the genome of Bryobacteraceae bacterium, one region contains:
- a CDS encoding LysR family transcriptional regulator — protein MTLDHILLFRDIAASRSISKASELNEISQSAASQHLQELERQWGVELVDRTTRPIALTPAGRRYYEFCRETARLYQEFQDELEQLKGSTEGRCRVASIYSVGLSELVSLERIFRQWHPESELDVQYLQPARVYEAILADRADLGLVSYPEPRRELTLTPWRNERMMAAMCPGHRLAGRPEIRAEDLAGEDFIGFDPDLPVSREVRRYLREAGVEVELVTTFDNIQSMKEAVTQGHGLSLLPEPILRPDLEQRRLVAIPLAAPGLFRPLGIVRLKRKRLNRASESFLSLLTGAAKTLRATPSPAGPNAPADQGLQGA, from the coding sequence GTGACGCTCGATCACATCCTTCTCTTCCGCGACATCGCGGCTAGCCGGAGCATCAGTAAAGCTTCTGAACTGAATGAGATAAGCCAATCCGCAGCGAGCCAGCACCTGCAGGAGCTGGAACGGCAATGGGGCGTGGAATTGGTGGACAGAACGACCCGTCCCATCGCGCTAACACCCGCTGGACGACGATATTACGAGTTCTGCCGGGAAACGGCGCGACTGTACCAAGAGTTCCAGGACGAGCTCGAGCAGTTGAAAGGAAGCACTGAGGGAAGGTGCCGTGTGGCCTCGATCTACTCCGTTGGGTTGTCGGAACTGGTCTCTTTGGAGCGAATTTTCCGCCAGTGGCATCCAGAAAGCGAGTTGGACGTCCAGTATCTGCAGCCGGCCCGGGTGTACGAAGCCATTTTGGCGGACCGGGCGGATCTCGGACTCGTCTCGTATCCCGAACCGAGGCGGGAACTGACGCTCACGCCGTGGCGCAACGAGCGCATGATGGCGGCGATGTGTCCGGGGCACCGACTCGCCGGCCGGCCCGAGATCCGGGCGGAGGATCTGGCGGGCGAGGATTTCATCGGATTCGATCCGGACCTGCCGGTGAGCCGGGAGGTCCGGCGCTACCTGCGCGAAGCCGGCGTGGAAGTGGAACTGGTGACTACTTTCGACAACATCCAGAGCATGAAGGAAGCGGTGACGCAGGGCCATGGCCTGAGCCTGCTGCCGGAACCGATTCTACGGCCGGATCTGGAGCAGCGGCGGCTGGTGGCGATCCCGCTGGCGGCGCCGGGATTGTTCCGGCCCCTCGGCATCGTGCGGCTGAAGCGAAAGCGGCTGAACCGGGCGTCGGAGTCGTTTCTCTCGCTGCTGACCGGCGCCGCGAAAACGCTGCGGGCAACGCCCTCGCCGGCGGGGCCAAAC